In Tribolium castaneum strain GA2 chromosome 4, icTriCast1.1, whole genome shotgun sequence, one DNA window encodes the following:
- the LOC664186 gene encoding superkiller complex protein 8, with the protein MYSVLHKKENAHEESIWSCAWGRYTTEKKKKDQNEEEKSRDSVMSDEPPVDYIITGALDDLVKVWELQDDRLVLKHNLEGHSLGVVSVAVSNNGKLCASSSLDSSMRIWDLERGKKIAHVDVGPVELWTVAFSPDDKYIISGSHAGKITVYNVETAKAEQTLDTRGKYILSIAYSPDGKYIASGAIDGIVNIFDVAGNKLWQTLEGHAMPIRSLCFSPDSQLLLTASDDGHMKLYDVQHTNVVGTLSGHASWVVSVAFSPDGKYFVSGSSDKTVKVWELASKQCVHTFKEHNDQVWGVRFSPDSTKIVSVSEDKSINVYSCPV; encoded by the exons ATG TATTCTGTTTTACACAAGAAGGAGAATGCGCACGAGGAAAGCATTTGGAGTTGTGCGTGGGGCCGGTACACCactgaaaaaaagaaaaaagaccAGAATGAAGAGGAAAAGTCCCG AGATTCGGTGATGTCGGACGAGCCTCCCGTTGATTACATCATAACGGGAGCTCTAGACGATCTGGTAAAAGTGTGGGAATTGCAAGACGATAGACTTGTTTTGAAACATAACTTAGAAGGGCATTCGTTGGGGGTTGTCTCCGTTGCCGTTAGCAACAACGGGAAAT TGTGTGCTTCCAGTTCGTTAGACTCAAGTATGAGGATTTGGGACTTGGAAAGGGGGAAAAAAATCGCGCATGTTGATGTGGGTCCGGTTGAACTGTGGACTGTAGCGTTCAGTCCTGACGACAAGTACATTATTTCCGGCTCACACGCTGGAAAAATCACGGTTTATAACGTGGAAACGGCCAAAGCTGAACAAACTTTAGATACGAGAGGCAAATACATTTTGAGCATAGCttat aGTCCTGACGGTAAATACATAGCTAGTGGGGCTATTGACGgcattgttaatatttttgacgTGGCGGGAAATAAACTATGGCAAACCCTTGAAGGCCATGCTATGCCAATCAGATCTCTTTGTTTTTCTCCAGATTCTCAACTACTTTTGACTGCGTCAGATGACGGCCATATGAAACTTTACGACGT gCAACATACTAATGTTGTTGGTACCTTGTCAGGGCACGCTTCTTGGGTCGTAAGCGTTGCATTTTCTCCAGATGGTAAATATTTCGTGTCAGGAAGTTCCGATAAAACTGTTAAAGTTTGGGAATTGGCCTCTAAACAATGTGTTCATACGTTCAAGGAACATAATGatcaa GTTTGGGGTGTTAGGTTTAGTCCAGATAGTACCAAAATTGTTTCAGTGTCTGAAGATAAGAGTATAAATGTTTACAGCTGTCCAGTTTAG
- the LOC664177 gene encoding zinc finger protein 830: MSATFKNSKKKLVQTEFRRLISEKSKLQKDVKKIESPLFKYNDSGQLTCVLCKSVVKSEAVWTVHINSKQHRENVELAKKLKEKTNNFTTPLKRPLTPPMEVPQKKIKGILKNSNSSKSEEKEIPDDFFDAKSQNGAPILPVKKPREEKMEVDDNTETIPEGFFDDPKLDAKARNQEYKDPVEEEWEKFQKEIREADSKSAAIIAEDQEEATNERQIDEIEEQMKKLSRVLDLEKKKETIITHTSGDKVDQEDDSNEDDNEDFDEYLDWRCKKAFK, from the exons atgtctgcaacgtttaaaaattcaaaaaagaaGCTTGTGCAGACGGAATTCCGCCGTTTAATAAGCGAGAAAAGCAAGTTGCAAAAAGACGTCAAAAAGATAGAGTCGCCTCTT TTTAAGTATAACGATTCAGGCCAGCTTACATGTGTGCTGTGTAAGTCCGTTGTCAAATCGGAAGCCGTATGGACAGTCCACATAAATTCGAAACAACACCGCGAAAATGTAGAACTCGCCAAAAAACTCaaagaaaaaacgaacaaCTTCACAACTCCCTTGAAACGGCCCTTGACGCCGCCTATGGAAGTGCCCCAGAAGAAAATCAagggaattttgaaaaactctAATTCAAGTAAAAGTGAAGAGAAGGAAATTCCCGATGATTTCTTTGACGCTAAGTCACAAAACGGTGCCCCAATCTTACCGGTGAAAAAACCTCGGGAAGAGAAAATGGAAGTTGATGACAATACTGAAACGATACCTGAAGGTTTTTTCGATGACCCGAAGTTAGACGCCAAAGCCAGGAATCAGGAATACAAAGATCCAGTTGAAGAAGAATGGGAGAAATTTCAGAAGGAAATTCGCGAAGCTGACAGTAAAAGTGCCGCGATTATTGCTGAAGATCAAGAGGAGGCGACCAATGAGCGACAAATTGATGAAATCGAAGAACAAATGAAGAAATTATCGAG GGTTTTAGATTtagaaaagaagaaagaaaCGATTATAACACACACTAGTGGGGACAAAGTAGATCAAGAGGATGATTCCAATGAAGACGATAATGAAGATTTTGATGAGTATTTGGACTGGCGGTGTAAAAAAGCGTTCAAATAA
- the jus gene encoding uncharacterized protein jus isoform X1: MRQGWQETLLRGLLLLLLLLGSRSSVASDSGNKDKNLFGDKCTVDGDCEFVGAVCEVHGNGNGKCQCGPDVPVTNHIDKCGEAVAVNKSCFFNEQCEAQTPETECKDDICKCRFEKEPSTKPDGSVECIVVQNAYYPKKYVDPAMIGILVAMFLMFITICVVLRLFSRARWRENRTIFNTPNPRLMNVSLLRENKLLHTDRRGSRSSARGPSRQPSMASLRAHSPNSQGRLFLGSRRGSRGSSNASATSNRSNKSPPQAANLSSATTPMLESVTVEVQEPKA, from the exons ATGAGGCAGGGCTGGCAGGAGACGCTCCTGCGGGGGCTACTCCTGCTCCTGCTACTCCTCGGATCCCGGAGCTCCGTCGCGTCGGATTCCG GTAACAAGGATAAGAACCTTTTTGGAGATAAATGCACGGTGGACGGCGACTGCGAGTTCGTGGGAGCAGTATGCGAAGTTCACGGAAACGGAAACGGCAAATGTCAGTGCGGCCCGGACGTTCCAGTTACCAACCACATTGACAAGTGTGGCGAAg CCGTTGCGGTAAATAAGtcctgttttttcaatgagCAATGCGAGGCTCAAACTCCCGAGACGGAATGCAAGGACGATATCTGCAAATGCCGGTTCGAAAAGGAACCAAGTACCAAGCCAGACGGGTCGGTGGAATGCATCG TCGTCCAAAATGCCTACTACCCGAAAAAGTACGTCGATCCGGCAATGATTGGGATCTTGGTCGCTATGTTTCTCATGTTTATTACAATTTGTGTCGTTTTGCGATTGTTCAGCAg GGCACGTTGGAGGGAGAACCGAACCATATTTAACACGCCCAACCCGCGCTTGATGAACGTCTCTCTGCTTCGTGAAAACAAGCTTTTACACACGGACCGGCGAGGGTCTCGGAGCAGTGCCAGGGGCCCCAGCAGGCAGCCAAGTATGGCATCTCTAAGAGCTCACTCCCCAAACTCTCAAG GGCGTTTGTTTCTAGGATCTCGTCGCGGATCCCGAGGCAGCAGCAACGCGTCAGCGACTTCGAACCGATCGAACAAGAGTCCGCCCCAAGCGGCCAATTTGAGTTCGGCGACGACGCCCATGCTGGAGAGCGTCACCGTCGAGGTGCAAGAGCCCAAAGCGTAA
- the jus gene encoding uncharacterized protein jus isoform X2 — MRQGWQETLLRGLLLLLLLLGSRSSVASDSGNKDKNLFGDKCTVDGDCEFVGAVCEVHGNGNGKCQCGPDVPVTNHIDKCGEAVAVNKSCFFNEQCEAQTPETECKDDICKCRFEKEPSTKPDGSVECIVVQNAYYPKKYVDPAMIGILVAMFLMFITICVVLRLFSRARWRENRTIFNTPNPRLMNVSLLRENKLLHTDRRGSRSSARGPSRQPSMASLRAHSPNSQGSRRGSRGSSNASATSNRSNKSPPQAANLSSATTPMLESVTVEVQEPKA; from the exons ATGAGGCAGGGCTGGCAGGAGACGCTCCTGCGGGGGCTACTCCTGCTCCTGCTACTCCTCGGATCCCGGAGCTCCGTCGCGTCGGATTCCG GTAACAAGGATAAGAACCTTTTTGGAGATAAATGCACGGTGGACGGCGACTGCGAGTTCGTGGGAGCAGTATGCGAAGTTCACGGAAACGGAAACGGCAAATGTCAGTGCGGCCCGGACGTTCCAGTTACCAACCACATTGACAAGTGTGGCGAAg CCGTTGCGGTAAATAAGtcctgttttttcaatgagCAATGCGAGGCTCAAACTCCCGAGACGGAATGCAAGGACGATATCTGCAAATGCCGGTTCGAAAAGGAACCAAGTACCAAGCCAGACGGGTCGGTGGAATGCATCG TCGTCCAAAATGCCTACTACCCGAAAAAGTACGTCGATCCGGCAATGATTGGGATCTTGGTCGCTATGTTTCTCATGTTTATTACAATTTGTGTCGTTTTGCGATTGTTCAGCAg GGCACGTTGGAGGGAGAACCGAACCATATTTAACACGCCCAACCCGCGCTTGATGAACGTCTCTCTGCTTCGTGAAAACAAGCTTTTACACACGGACCGGCGAGGGTCTCGGAGCAGTGCCAGGGGCCCCAGCAGGCAGCCAAGTATGGCATCTCTAAGAGCTCACTCCCCAAACTCTCAAG GATCTCGTCGCGGATCCCGAGGCAGCAGCAACGCGTCAGCGACTTCGAACCGATCGAACAAGAGTCCGCCCCAAGCGGCCAATTTGAGTTCGGCGACGACGCCCATGCTGGAGAGCGTCACCGTCGAGGTGCAAGAGCCCAAAGCGTAA
- the LOC664160 gene encoding reelin domain-containing protein 1: MKRLSLFLVLVTGVFTVVGFPDGAPVDACVKPRPNQPYHGQARPQPPSTNPFQVIQSSAQYGPGTQITVTIQGADYFKGFFIQARDVASNGWLGEWVETPNTKIHPECSAITHADPKPKQQAVLVWQAPHNVQPGQVYFTGTVLKEYTMFWSNIVSQVAQ; encoded by the exons ATGAAACGTTTATCACTTTTCCTGGTGCTAGTGACCGGAGTTTTCACTGTGGTAGGCTTCCCAGACGGAGCCCCGGTCGATGCCTGCGTGAAACCCAGGCCCAACCAGCCCTACCATGGCCAGGCCAGGCCCCAACCCCCGTCAACCAACCCCTTCCAGGTCATACAGAGCAGTGCCCAGTACGGACCTGGCACCCAAATCACAg TGACTATCCAGGGCGCTGACTACTTCAAGGGCTTCTTCATCCAGGCGCGCGATGTCGCCTCGAACGGTTGGCTAGGCGAATGGGTAGAAACCCCTAACACAAAAATTCACCCTGAATGTAGCGCCATCACCCACGCTGACCCTAAACCAAAGCAGCAGGCAGTTTTAGTCTGGCAAGCACCTCATAACGTTCAGCCCGGCCAAGTCTACTTTAC GGGAACGGTGCTGAAGGAATATACCATGTTTTGGTCGAACATCGTGTCGCAGGTGGCccagtaa
- the LOC664154 gene encoding uncharacterized protein LOC664154 — protein MAVIVILALFLTVASRQSFVDTAPLNEGTPGDSPSSQDTSVRELESLKHSIGKTLEMIKSQSAVYTNNNGQKQAHAERKEQVNENGKLVSKIDQHIDMEGKDSARPQGKIQTEIDVPAKGIHKSVVQQLPEYQTLTENGNRRSESLSEPGNGIDKFNAFSGIQYSPLDMAEYVFWTGDEKGVTLAIEEFLQEGLMTREEAISFLQEIKYNLDYLKNHYTQLGLNAKERSRTQDTQLKYSDKPELKSSFDLNLLRQEATKKREPEVPHSIPMMKSNEGDKSQDEDYDELLERLRVADFLYTEYSLEEVIYQLAKVMFTQSLTRGSAEAQQALQKFTNFLEIEAEQGHISRTLEKKVLDVLIASLSDTLTEHPELLSAARESLGATATNADGQHFLRQILEISPDDKAAVRAYKGQAERNIPVQKITNHVPLGLGKYKNP, from the exons ATGGCTGTGATTGTAATTCTGGCTCTGTTTTTAACGGTGGCATCCCGACAAAGTTTCGTAGATACGGCTCCTTTGAACGAAG GAACGCCGGGAGATTCCCCTTCATCGCag GATACGAGCGTGCGAGAGCTTGAAAGTCTTAAACATTCAATAG gcAAAACTTTGGAAATGATAAAAAGCCAGTCGGCGGTGTACACGAATAACAACGGGCAAAAACAAGCCCACGCTGAGAGGAAAGAGCAAG TAAATGAAAATGGGAAGTTAGTATCGAAAATTGATCAGCACATCGACATGGAAGGGAAGGACTCGGCGAGGCCTCAAGGTAAAATACAGACTGAGATTGACGTGCCGGCGAAAGGAATTCACAAAAGTGTCGTCCAACAACTACCAGAATATCAAACGTTGACAGAAAATGGAAACAGACGCTCTGAGAGCCTTTCAGAGCCTGGGAATGGC ATAGACAAGTTTAACGCCTTCTCAGGCATACAATACTCCCCCCTCGATATGGCCGAGTATGTGTTCTGGACAGGCGACGAGAAAGGCGTTACTCTCGCCATCGAAGAATTCCTACAAGAGGGTTTG ATGACTCGAGAAGAAGCCATTTCGTTCCTCCAAGAAATCAAATATAACTTGGACTATCTCAAGAACCATTACACTCAACTTGGCCTAAATGCCAAGGAACGCTCCAGA ACTCAGGACACGCAATTAAAATATTCCGACAAACCGGAATTGAAGAGCTCGTTCGACTTAAACCTACTGAGACAGGAAGCCACGAAAAAAAGAGAACCAGAAGTACCACACTCGATTCCCATGATGAAATCAAACG AAGGTGACAAGAGTCAAGACGAAGACTACGACGAGCTCCTCGAGCGTCTCCGAGTCGCCGACTTCCTATACACCGAGTACTCATTAGAAGAGGTCATCTATCAGCTCGCTAAAGTCATGTTTACACAGTCTCTCACGCGGGGAAGTGCCGAGGCTCAACAGGCACTCCAGAAATTCACCAACTTTCTTGAAATCGAGGCCGAACAAGGGCACATTTCCAGGACCCTCGAAAAGAAAGTTCTAG ACGTGCTGATTGCTTCTTTGTCAGACACACTCACGGAACATCCGGAACTTCTCTCGGCGGCTAGAGAAAGTTTAGGAGCGACGGCCACTAATGCAGATGGACAGCATTTCCTGAGACAAATCCTCGAAATTAGTCCGGACGATAAAGCTGCAGTTAGAGCTTACAAAGGACAAGCGGAACGGAATATTCCGGTGCAGAAAATCACCAACCATGTTCCCCTAGGGCTCGGCAAATACAAAAACCCATAA
- the LOC664147 gene encoding protein CutA homolog gives MYFSQRVLISTLLLGISRRFSVGKEMSGEVDSYVPGTHSVAYVTTPSEEVAKKLAHGLVKQKLAACVNIIPKITSVYEWEDKINEDAEVLMMIKTRTSKIDALTQYVKSNHPYTVCEVISLPIENGNEAYLKWIGDIVPKK, from the exons ATGTATTTTTCTCAGAGAGTCTTAATCTCAACATTACTTTTAGG CATCAGTCGAAGATTTTCAGTTGGGAAGGAAATGTCGGGTGAAGTAGATTCATACGTGCCTGGGACTCATTCAGTGGCTTATGTCACAACTCCCAGCGAGGAAGTTGCAAAGAAGTTAGCACATGGGTTGGTCAAACAGAAGCTGGCAGCCTGTGTGAACATAATTCCGAAAATCACGTCGGTTTATGAATGGGAGGATAAGATTAATGAAGATGCTGAAGTTTTGATGATGATTAAGACCAGAACTTCCAAAATTGATGCTTTGACCCAGTATGTCAAGTCTAATCATCCTTACACCGTTTGTGAGGTCATTTCTCTGCCAATTGAGAATGGAAATGAGGCTTATTTGAAGTGGATCGGTGACATCGTCCCGAAAAAATAG
- the LOC664141 gene encoding uncharacterized protein LOC664141 gives MEQHFLSRHKYLLICLIPNIMILFGYYENYIKDQNGIILFKNVERADTAYTDLSKYLVDTKNCKIPDIDPLNSDVWPYYKKQDYVNCRTNDLLTYVDKIDDKVFLKIDYTLLDVYSLYPITCCYSNVTRGNGNDLDDDISFSDCREFQDCVEIFCDLVKVTCKTEYTEIYSNVHSIVRKNLETQTKRDSSSDFSVLLIGIDTMSQLNLIRTMPKTQRLLEKNGWVNLKGYNKIDDNTFPNLMAILSGMNLSQVMRICNPESNFLDGCDLIWKRFRQFDYVTAYAEDETKLNTFSYLMKGFNNTPTSFYFRPYFLAAETLTVVTQYLSSYCTGPETSGERILSLIKDFCTVFVDKLKFGLFWMNTFSHNNINTASGMDDVFENFLTDFMASPAAETTIVVFFSDHGFRFGKIRYTYSGWLEERLPFNYIWVPRPFQSKYPEAYKNLKVNANRLTTPYDLYMTLQDILHRSNNSYVIQPSLACPNCRSLFQRINEERSCDDASISQHLCTCMGHSPIDPNSKIVKKATFFALDKLKSTINSFHDGPSMCASYDLKHIISSGITDTFYNKKHESVNYLLIVFETFPKAVFEATVSVSYQNFIPLFTLQGIISRVDRYGNTSACVKDPILRKYCHCNGFYTTMKKTVDILFNN, from the exons ATGGAACAACACTTTCTTTCAAGACACAAATATTTACTGATATGCCTCATTCCAAACATTATGATACTTTTCGGCTACtacgaaaattatattaaGGACCAAAACGGCATTATACTTTTTAAGAACGTAGAAAGGGCCGATACAGCGTACACAG ATCTATCAAAATATTTAGTCGacacaaaaaactgtaaaatccCTGATATTGACCCCCTGAACAGCGACGTTTGGCCCTATTACAAAAAACAAGACTATGTCAATTGCAGAACTAATGATTTATTAACGTACGTTGACAAAATCGACGACAAAGTCTTCCTGAAGATCGATTATACGCTATTAGATGTGTATAGTCTTTACCCGATCACTTGTTGCTACTCGAACGTGACTCGAGGAAACGGAAATGATTTAGACGATGACATAAG TTTTTCAGACTGCCGGGAGTTTCAAGATTGTGTTGAAATTTTCTGCGACTTGGTCAAAGTCACTTGCAAGACGGAATACACCGAGATTTACTCAAACGTCCACAGCATCGTCCGAAAAAACCTAGAGACGCAAACGAAGCGGGACTCTTCGAGCGATTTCAGTGTTTTACTCATTGGTATCGACACAATGTCGCAATTGAATTTAATCCGAACGATGCCAAAGACGCAACgccttttggaaaaaaacggtTGGGTTAACCTGAAAGGGTATAACAAGATCGACGACAACACTTTTCCGAATTTGATGGCGATTTTAAGCGGAATGAATTTATCTCAAGTGATGAGGATTTGTAATCCTGagagcaattttctcgatggcTGTGATCTGATCTGGAAAAGATTCAGACAATTTGATTATGTCACTGCGTACGCAGAGGATGAGACAAAGTTGAATACTTTCAGTTATTTAATGAAAGGGTTTAATAATACTCCCACCAGTTTCTATTTCCGGCCTTATTTCCTTGCGGCTGAAACACTGACAGTCGTGACACAATACCTGTCCTCGTATTGTACCGGTCCTGAAACTTCAGGCGAACGCATTTTGAGCCTTATCAAGGATTTCTGTACCGTCTTCGTcgacaaattaaaattcgGCTTGTTCTGGATGAACACTTTCAGCCACAATAACATAAACACGGCCTCGGGGATGGACGACGTGTTTGAGAATTTTCTGACCGACTTTATGGCAAGTCCGGCCGCTGAAACCACGATTGTGGTGTTTTTCAGCGACCACGGTTTCAGGTTTGGGAAAATCAGGTACACGTACAGCGGTTGGCTGGAAGAACGGCTTCCTTTCAACTACATTTGGGTGCCGAGACCGTTTCAAAGCAAGTATCCTGAAgcttacaaaaatctaaagGTTAATGCGAATAGACTGACCACCCCGTATGACCTTTATATGACCCTTCAGGATATTTTGCACCGCTCCAATAATAGTTATGTGATACAGCCAAGTCTTGCATGTCCAAATTGCCGCTCTTTGTTCCAAAGGATCAACGAGGAACGGTCGTGTGACGATGCTTCAATTTCGCAACACTTGTGCACGTGCATGGGCCATTCCCCGATTGATCCGAATtcgaaaattgtgaaaaaagcGACTTTCTTTGCTTTAGATAAGTTAAAAAGTACGATAAACTCGTTTCATGACGGGCCAAGTATGTGTGCTTCCTACGACTTGAAACATATTATCTCGTCGGGAATAACCGAtactttttacaacaaaaagcACGAATCTGTCAATTATTTACTTATAGTGTTTGAGACTTTTCCGAAGGCCGTGTTTGAAGCGACTGTCAGTGtttcttatcaaaatttcatccCGCTATTTACTTTGCAAGGGATTATCAGTCGTGTCGATAGATACGGAAATACCAGTGCCTGTGTCAAAGACCCGATTTTGCGGAAGTATTGCCACTGTAATGGTTTCTACACCACCATGAAAAAGACTGTAGATATactgtttaataattaa